From one Papio anubis isolate 15944 chromosome 12, Panubis1.0, whole genome shotgun sequence genomic stretch:
- the LOC101013532 gene encoding olfactory receptor 51E2, translated as MSSCNFTHATFVLIGIPGLEKAHFWVGFPLLSMYVVAVFGNCIVVFIVRTERNLHSPMYLFLCMLAAIDLALSTSTMPKILALFWFDSREISFEACLTQMFFIHALSAIESTILLAMAFDRYVAICHPLRHAAVLNNTVTAQIGIVAVVRGSLFFFPLPLLIKRLAFCHSNVLSHSYCVHQDVMKLAYADTLPNVVYGLTAILLVMGVDVMFISLSYFLIIRTVLQLPSKSERAKAFGTCVSHIGVVLAFYVPLIGLSVVHRFGNSLHPIVRVVMGDIYLLLPPVINPIIYGAKTKQIRTRVLAMFKISCDKDFQAVGGK; from the coding sequence ATGAGTTCCTGCAACTTCACACATGCCACCTTTGTGCTTATTGGTATCCCAGGACTGGAGAAAGCCCATTTCTGGGTTGGCTTCCCCCTCCTTTCCATGTATGTAGTGGCAGTGTTTGGAAACTGCATCGTGGTCTTCATCGTAAGGACGGAACGCAACCTGCACTCTCCGATGTACCTCTTTCTCTGCATGCTGGCAGCCATTGACCTGGCCTTATCCACATCCACCATGCCTAAGATCCTTGCACTTTTCTGGTTTGATTCCCGAGAGATTAGCTTTGAGGCCTGCCTTACCCAGATGTTCTTTATTCATGCCCTCTCGGCCATTGAATCCACCATCCTGCTGGCCATGGCCTTTGACCGTTATGTGGCCATCTGCCACCCACTGCGCCATGCTGCTGTGCTCAACAATACAGTAACAGCCCAGATTGGCATCGTGGCTGTGGTCCGCGggtccctcttttttttcccactgccTCTGCTGATCAAGCGACTGGCCTTCTGCCACTCCAATGTACTCTCACACTCCTATTGTGTCCACCAGGATGTGATGAAGTTGGCCTATGCAGACACTTTGCCCAATGTGGTATATGGTCTTACTGCCATTCTGCTGGTCATGGGAGTGGATGTAATGTTCATCTCCTTGTCTTATTTTCTGATAATACGAACGGTGCTGCAACTGCCTTCTAAGTCAGAGCGGGCCAAGGCCTTTGGAACCTGTGTGTCACATATTGGTGTGGTACTTGCCTTCTATGTGCCACTTATTGGCCTCTCAGTGGTACACCGCTTTGGAAACAGCCTTCATCCCATTGTGCGTGTTGTCATGGGTGACATCTACCTGCTGCTGCCTCCTGTCATCAATCCCATCATCTATGGTGCCAAAACCAAACAGATCAGAACAAGGGTGCTGGCTATGTTCAAGATCAGCTGTGACAAGGACTTTCAGGCTGTGGGAGGCAAGTGA